The following coding sequences are from one uncultured Bacteroides sp. window:
- a CDS encoding mannose-1-phosphate guanylyltransferase encodes MTNKDNYCVIMGGGIGSRFWPFSRTTFPKQFLDFFGTGRSLLQQTFDRFNQIIPTENILIVTNAIYADLVKAQLPDIKPEQILLEPTRRNTAPCIAWASYHIKALNPNANIVVAPSDHLILKESEFLLAVEKGLDFVDLSDKLLTLGIKPNKPETGYGYIQIAEKEKENFYKVKTFTEKPELELAKVFIESGEFYWNSGIFIWNVKTIIKAIEELLPELSENLAVEGIYGTPQEQAFIDTNFPSCPNVSVDFGIMEKTDNVYVTLGDFGWSDLGTWGSLYDLSPKDMDKNVTLKCQSLIYDSKNNIIALPEGKLAVIEGLEGYIVAESDNVLLICKQEEEQAIRKYVNDAQIKMGEDYV; translated from the coding sequence ATGACAAATAAGGACAACTATTGTGTAATAATGGGAGGCGGAATTGGTAGCCGTTTCTGGCCTTTCAGTAGAACAACATTTCCAAAACAGTTTTTGGATTTTTTCGGAACAGGACGTTCCTTACTCCAACAAACATTCGATCGGTTTAACCAAATAATCCCTACAGAGAATATACTCATTGTTACCAATGCTATATATGCAGATTTGGTAAAAGCTCAATTGCCTGATATCAAACCTGAACAGATTTTGCTTGAGCCAACACGTAGAAATACTGCTCCATGCATCGCATGGGCTTCTTACCATATCAAGGCTTTAAATCCAAATGCAAATATCGTTGTAGCCCCATCTGATCATCTCATATTAAAAGAGAGTGAATTTTTACTTGCTGTAGAGAAAGGACTGGATTTTGTGGATCTTTCAGACAAGCTCTTAACTCTCGGGATTAAGCCAAATAAACCAGAGACAGGTTATGGGTATATACAGATAGCAGAAAAAGAAAAAGAAAACTTCTATAAAGTAAAAACATTTACAGAAAAGCCTGAACTAGAGCTAGCTAAAGTATTTATAGAAAGTGGAGAGTTTTATTGGAATTCAGGCATTTTCATTTGGAACGTAAAAACGATCATAAAAGCGATTGAAGAACTACTTCCGGAATTGTCTGAGAATCTAGCTGTAGAAGGAATATACGGAACTCCACAAGAACAAGCTTTCATAGACACTAATTTTCCGTCATGCCCTAATGTATCTGTAGATTTTGGTATTATGGAAAAAACCGACAACGTGTATGTCACATTAGGAGACTTTGGCTGGTCGGATTTGGGTACATGGGGATCTTTATATGATTTATCTCCAAAGGATATGGATAAGAATGTTACATTGAAATGCCAATCGCTCATTTATGACAGCAAGAATAATATTATTGCTCTTCCTGAAGGAAAGCTTGCCGTCATAGAAGGACTAGAAGGATATATTGTCGCAGAATCTGATAATGTACTGCTTATCTGCAAACAAGAAGAAGAACAAGCAATCAGAAAATACGTAAATGACGCACAAATAAAAATGGGAGA